The DNA sequence TTATATTGCAAGTAAAACGATTGTTCTTAAAATAAACTAAATTTTTATTTAATTCCATAAACAAATATCAAACATTTTTTTTAGTTTTAGATTATCTTAATAATTAAGTTAAATAATCACAAAATTTCATACAATAAATTATTCCTTTTACACATAGGAGTTAAAATGGATAAGAAAGACTTAACAAGTAATGATTCAAAAAATGGAATTTCAAGGCGAAGTTTTATTGGAAGAACCGCTCTCGCAACTGCTGCATTTACAATTATACCTCGCCATGTCTTAGGTGGAAAAGGCTATATTGCACCAAGTGATAAATTAAATATTGCATGCATAGGAATTGGCGGAAAAGGTGTTGAAGATTCAGAAGCAATGCAAAATGAAAACGTTGTTGCTCTTTGTGATGTTGATGATGTAAGAGGAGCCGAAACAAGACTTAAATATCCAAACGCAAAATTTTACAAAGATTTCAGAGTTCTTTTAGAAAAAGAAAAAAATATTGATGCAATTACTGTTAGTACCCCAGATCATACACATGCTATAATAGCATATACTGCAATAACACTTGGTAAACACGTCTATGTTCAAAAACCATTAACACATACAGTTTATGAAGCAAGAAAACTTGCTCAAGCTGCAAAAGAATATAACATTGTTTCTCAAATGGGAAATCAAGGACATGCTAGTGATGGTGCACGATTAATAAATGAATGGATTGCAGACGGTGCAATCGGTGATGTTCACGAAGTTCATACTTGGACAAACAGACCAATTTGGCCGCAAGGAATAAAAAAACCTGAAGAAATTCCATCATTACCAAATTATTTAGATTGGAATTTATGGCTTGGACCTGCACCATATAGAGAATATCATCCAGCTTATCATCCATTTAGCTGGAGAGGCTGGTGGGATTTTGGAACCGGTGCACTTGGTGATATGGGTGCTCATATTTTAGATCAACCATTTTGGGCTTTAAATCTTGATTTTCCCGACACAATTCAAGCTACATCATCCGAATTTAATGAAGAAACCTTCCCCGTTTCCTCAATTGTAACTTGGACATTCCCGGAAAAAGATGGAAGAGCTCCGGTTAAAATAGTTTGGTATGATGGCGGGCTTATGCCTCCTAGACCAGAAGATTTGGAACCCGGAAGAAAACTTGGAGTTTGCATTTACTATGGATCTGATGGAAAACTTATGCATGATAGTTATGGAGAAAGTCCACGTTTAATCCCCGAAACAGCAATGAAGAATTTTGATATGCCAAAGAAGACTTTATTAAGATCCCCAGGCATTTATGAAGAATGGATTCAAGCAATTAAAAATGGTACAAAAAGCACAACTGATTTTGAATATAGTGCAAAATTAACAGAAACAATGTTACTTGGAAATGTTGCTATTAAATTGAAAGAAAAAAATACAATTTTGGAATATGATGGTAAAAAAGGTCAGTTTACAAACATGGATGAAGCAAATGAATTGCTGACAAAAAAATATCCCCAAGGTTGGGAAATGTAAAATATTTTAATTCAACTTTAACTAAAAAATAAAATATTATGGATCAAAATAATTCTGGATTTTCTCGTAGAGATTTTCTTAAAACTTCAGCAACAGTTGGCATTGGATTGTTTGTTGCACCTTATATTAAAACTTCAGGTCAAAAATCATCAAGCAATGATATAAATGTTGCACTACTTGGTGCCGGAGCTGAAGGTCAAGTTTTAATGGATGCATGTCTAAAAATTCCAAATATTAGATTTAAAGCAGTCTGTGATATTTGGGAAAATTATCATTTAACTCGTGCAACAAGATTACTTAAAAAATTTGGTCATGATGCAAATGGTTATATTGATTATAGAGAAATGTTAGCAAAAGAAAAAGACTTGGATGCTGTAATTGTTGCAACTCCGGATTTTTGGCATGCTCGTCACTCTATTGATTCTATGGAAGCTGGATTACATGTATATTTAGAAAAAGAGATGGCAAATACTTTAGAAGGTGCACGTCAAATAGTTAATGCTGCCAAACGAACCGGAAAAATTGTTCAAGTCGGCCATCAAAGAAGAAGCAATCCGTATTATTTGCATTCATATAATAATTTGATAAAAGATGCCAGACTTCTTGGTAAAATTACAACCGTAAATGGTCAATGGAATAGATCTGTTCAGCCGGATAATGGCTGGCCGCAAAAATTTCCTATTCCAAACCATATTCTAAGTAAATACGGTTATAATAATATGCAAGAACATAGAAATTGGCGATGGTATAAAAAATTAGGCGGTGGACCAATTGTAGATTTAGGCTCACATCAAATTGATATTTACACTTGGTTTTTGGGTGTTCCTCCAAGTTCAGTAATGGCAAGCGGCGGAACTGATTATTATGAAAAAAGTACACATGAATGGTATGATACAGTATTAGCAACCTTTAAGTATAATACACCGAGCGGAATTGTAAGAGCTTTTTATCAAACAATTACTACAAATAGCAACCAAGGATATTTTGAAACTTTTATGGGTGATCAAGGAGCTTTAACAATTTCAGAATCTGCCGGAAGAGTTGGAGTTTATAAAGAAGCCAACGCTCCTCTTTGGGATCAATGGGTTACAAAAGGATTACTTGATGCACCAAAAGAAGATGCAAAAAAGGAAAATACTGCGGCAATTTTAGATGTTCGTGAAACTGCTGCGCCGCCAAAATATTCATTACCAATTCAATTTAATGATCCATATCATAAACCTCATTTGGAAAATTTCTTTAATACAATTAGAGGGAAAGATACTTTAAATTGTCCGGTTGAAGTTGGTTATGAAACTGCCGTTGCTGTTTTAAAAGTTAACGAAGCAATTCAAGCTAAACGTGAAATTAATTTTAATCCATCCGAATTTAAAATTTAGATATAATTTATGAAATATAATTTCAAACTTTTATTAAACTTTATAATATTTTTATTTTTAATTAATGCATCTAAAATTACTCCTCAAGATCGTAAAGTTGGTGATGTAAATGACGGCAGTAAATTACATCCCGTACATTTATTGAATTTAGTTGATCATGACGGAAACTCAATTGATCCAAAATATGAATATGGAATTCCATTTTCTACAAAAAATACTTGTGCAAATGAATGTCATAATTACAAAGTAATTAGCGATGGGTTTCATTTTAATTATAATGATTCAAATAAAATTGATTTAGAAACTCATGAGCCATGGATTTATACTGATCCAACAACCCTAACAATAATTCCACTTTCTTATAAAAAACAAAAAGGAACTTTTTCTCCGGATGAATTAAATATATCACCAATGGAATTTTTATTTCGCTTTGGTCCATATTATCCCGGCGGAGATATTAGTGAATTAGATAGTCTTGAAAATCCTAAAGATTTTATGAGATGGAATGTCTCGGGTAAATTAGAAGTAAATTGTTTGATTTGTCATGATACAGATCCGTTTTATGATCAAGCCGAATATGCTTCAAATATTAGAAAACAAAATTATAAGTGGGCGGCTGTTGCAAGTACTAGTTTTGCTGAATTTAAAGGCAACGCTTCAAAAATGCCTAATAATTATGATATGTACAATTTAACAACCGTTCAAAGTATTGATCAAAGGTCTTCAGTTCCGCCGACTTTAAAATATGATTCAACGAAATTTAATTCTGCAAATAAAATTTATTTTAATGTTTCAAAAAAAATTCCGAATGATAATTGTTATTATTGCCATTCCTCAATTGTTGCTAATGAAAATATTCATTCAAATTGGAAGAATGAAGAAGACGTTCATCTTAAAGCCGGATTAAATTGTATTGATTGTCACCGAAATGGCTTAGATCATAATATGATGAAAGGGATTTCCGATTCAAAAATTCCGCAGTCAAATTCGTTTACTTGTGAAGGATGTCATATTCCAAATTCAAATGATAGAAAACCGGTTAACGGAAATTTAGGCGCACCAATTCCACAACATTTGGGAATTCCGCCAATTCATTTCGAAAGATTATCTTGTACAACTTGTCATTCCGGAACCTGGCCAACTAATAAACCCAATATGATCAAAACTTCACGCGCACATTTTTTGGGAATGCACGGAACAAATAAATCACTGGATGTTTTTCCGCATATTTTAACAAATATTTTTACAGAAAATAATTCCAATAAAATTGAACCGAGAAATTTAATATTTCCATCTTTTTGGGGAATTAAAGATAGCTCCGCAAAAATTTCACCTTTACCAATTGAATTTGTCGAGCAAAATATCAGACCAATGTTAGCTTTGGATTCAATTTATAATTTTGGAACTTGGCCAAGTGTGAAAGAGAGTTTAATTATTTCAATTTTGGATTCGATTAAAAGTGCAAAACTTTTTAAAGGCCAACCGGTTTTAATTACCGGCGGTAAAATTTTTGAAGTTGATGGAAAAAATCTTGTTAATGAAGAATATTTTGTAAATGGATTTACTTGGAGAATTGCTCACACTGTAAGACCAGCTTCGCAAGCACTTGGAATAAACGGTTGCAGCGATTGCCATTCGATGTCATCTGCTTTTTTTACAAGTAATATTGATGTTGAAAGTTCTCTACTCTCACAGCAAGGGAAAAATATTTCCGCAAGCAGTTTTCAAAACAATAATGAAATTTATCAATCTTTATTTTCATTAACTTTTTTCTTCAGACCTTTTCTAAAGTTTATAATTATTTTTTCGGCAATTATAATTTTTATAGTAATTATTGGTTATGCTGTGTTTGGAATTAGATCAATTTCAAGTTTTATTTTTTCCAACAGTAATAATTCTTATGGAGATAAATAATTTTTATGTTTAGAATTTTATCATTTCTGCTGATTGTTGGATCATTAATTTGGCTTTATAATTTTGGGAAGAAAAACGGTTTCACAATTTCTGATTTATTTAAAAAATTCTTCTCCAATTTCAAAAATTTATTTAATAATATTTCTTCTCTAAAAAATGAATTGTTCGCACAAAAAATTAAAATAATTAAAAATATTTTTTACACAATTACAACTTCCCTATTTCTCGTAATGGCAATTTCTGCATTTTTACCCGCAATAATTATTGGCGAAAATTTAAGCGGAATTTTTCTATTGATTCATGTTTCATTTGCACCGTTTTTTGCAATTTCATTAGCAATAACAATTGTTTTATTTGCGCATTCAAATCAATTTGCCAAAAGTGATTTTATTTATCAAAATGAAATTGAAAAAAATAATTTGCCAAAATTTAATAATGATGGTTATTTAAAATTAATATTCTGGTTGATTGCAATTTTTTCATTACCGGCAATTATTTCAATTATCTTAAATATGTTTCCGTTATTTGGAACTGAAGGTCAAAATATTTTGTTAGAAATTCATAGATATTCTACTTTGCTCATGTTTATTTTGGTAGTTTTACAAAGTGGATATTTAGCAACTAAATTCAGAAATGAATTAAAATAATTTTGAAATTTTAATTTCTTTGGAGTTAATAAAAATGATGAAAAGTAACAAATTAAGTACACTTATTTTCGCAAGTTTATTTTTGGGATTATTTGCTACAAATGTTTTTTCTCAAAAAATGGTTCCTATAAAAATTGATCTTCCAAAAGCAATGTTTGTTGGAACACCAACAAATATGACAATCGATAAATTAGAAAAACCATTGGGTAAACCAAGACCTCCATTTTTAGCTCCGGAAGGAACCAAAAATCTCGCCTTAAATAAAAAAGTCGTAAGCACAGATGATATGCCAATAATTGGTGAAGTTGATTATTTAACTGATGGTGAAAAAGACGGCGACGAAGGTAATTTTGTTGAACTTGGACCTTTTACTCAACATGTAACAATTGATTTAGAAAAAGAATATAATATTTATGCCTTAGTATTGTGGCATTTTCATAAACAGCCAAGAGTTTATTTTGATGTTGTTGTTCAACTTTCGAATGATAAAGATTTTAAAAAAGGTGTAAAAACAATTTTTAACAATGATCTTGATAACTCAAGCAAACAAGGCAAAGGAACCGATTGGCATTATGTAGAAACTGCAGAAGGTAAATTAATTGATGCAAAAGGTGAAAAAGCAAGATATGTTAGATGTTACAGTAAAGGAAATAACAGTAACGATTTAAATCATTATATAGAAGTTGCAGTTTACGGAAAATAGAAAAATATTATCCAATTTAAATGACGGTTACATTTTTGTGATCGTCATTTTTTTTGCCCTCTTTTTAAGATTATTTGATTTAAATAATCGTCCGTTCCATACAGATGAAGCCGTCCACGCAATAAAATTCGGTGAATTACTTGAAACCGGAAAATATATTTATGATCCAATAGAATATCATGGTCCAACTTTAAATTACTTTTCCTTAATTTCTGCAAAAATTTTCGATGAAAAAATATTATCCGATACAAATGAAGTTACATTAAGAATTGTTCCGGCTATAATTTCAGTAATATTAATTATTCTGTTAATTTCTATTAAATCAGAAATGAATAAATTTTTGATTTTGCTTATTGGAATTTTAATTTCTATTTCACCAATATTTGTTTTTTACAGCAGATATTATATTCAAGAATCTATGTTGGTTACTTTCTCTTATTCAGCAATTATAACATTCTATAAATATTTTAAATCAAAAAAAACATTGTGGATAATTTTATCTGCAATATTTTGCTCACTAATTTTTACGACAAAAGAAACGAGCATAATAATTTATTTTTCCGGATTTGCATCGTTCATAATTCTTAATTTTTTTAACAAAAAATTAAAATCGAAATTTAGAATTAACAAAAATCATCTAATATTATTTTTAATAATTTTCATAATTGTTTCAATTTTATTTTATTCATCATTTTTTACAAATCCAAATGGAATTCTTGACTCATTAAAAACTTTTACAAATTATTTTGGCAAAGCTGGTAATAATACGGAGCATATCCAACCTTGGTATTATTATTTTAGTTTTTTACTTTTCACAAAAAATGATTTAGTAATTTTTACAGAAATTCCATTATTCATTTTTTATTTGATAGGAATTTATTTTTTATTTTCTAAAAAATATTTTTTGCAAAATTACTTTTTCAGATTCATATTTTGGTTTAGCTTAATTCAAGCAATCGTTTACATTATTATACCTTATAAAACTCCTTGGCTTGCATTAAATTTTTGGATTGGATTTTTGTTTATTTCTTCATTTGGAATTTATTCGTCATATTTAATTATATCAAAGAAAAATCAAAAAACTCTTATTGTATCTTTTATTTTTTTAATTGTATCTCATAATATTTTTCAGACATATTTAACAAATTTCAAATTCCCATATCAACTGGGAAATCCTTTTACATATTCGCAGCCAACTCCGGATGTAATTTCTGCTTCGGAAAATATTATTAAAGTTGCAGAAAGTGATTCGACAAATATAAATATCTTTGTAAATGTAATTTCTAAAAACAATGATTATTGGCCTTTACCTTGGTATTTGCGAAAAATTAAAAATATTGCTTGGAATGAAAATGTACCTAACGATATTCATCATTTTGAAATAATTATTACTACTCCAGATTTTGAAGAAGAAATAATAAATAAATTATATTCTCTTCCCGAGCCTGGAAAAATAAATTTGTATGTTCCCCTTTTTAATGATTACACAACAATAAGACCAAATGTTGAGATTATTGGTATAGTAAGAAATAGTTTACATGAAAAATATTTACGAACTTTAAATAATCATACAAAGTAAAATTTTATATGATCAATTTTCCTAAAAATGACTCAAATAATTTACATCATTTTATACATGAAGCAATGGCAACAGTTTTTGAAATTATTATTGATTTAGAAGATAAAAAATATGCAGAGCAAGCTGCACAAAATGTGTTTTCGGAAATTGATAAATTAGAAAACAAATTCAGCAGATTTAGACCCAATACTGATATATCTAAAATCAATAATTCCAAAGTTGGTGAAAAAATAAAATTAAGTTTTGAAACTTTTGGATGCATATGGATTGCAAAACAAATTTTTGAAATAAGCAATGGATTGTTTGATATAACAGCCGGAAATGTAATTGATCATTGGAAAAATAAATTTTCTGGAAACGAAATATCGGTTGAAAATAATTCTGATTTTGGAATTAATAATTTTGTTTTGGATGAACCTAATT is a window from the Ignavibacteriota bacterium genome containing:
- a CDS encoding Gfo/Idh/MocA family oxidoreductase: MDKKDLTSNDSKNGISRRSFIGRTALATAAFTIIPRHVLGGKGYIAPSDKLNIACIGIGGKGVEDSEAMQNENVVALCDVDDVRGAETRLKYPNAKFYKDFRVLLEKEKNIDAITVSTPDHTHAIIAYTAITLGKHVYVQKPLTHTVYEARKLAQAAKEYNIVSQMGNQGHASDGARLINEWIADGAIGDVHEVHTWTNRPIWPQGIKKPEEIPSLPNYLDWNLWLGPAPYREYHPAYHPFSWRGWWDFGTGALGDMGAHILDQPFWALNLDFPDTIQATSSEFNEETFPVSSIVTWTFPEKDGRAPVKIVWYDGGLMPPRPEDLEPGRKLGVCIYYGSDGKLMHDSYGESPRLIPETAMKNFDMPKKTLLRSPGIYEEWIQAIKNGTKSTTDFEYSAKLTETMLLGNVAIKLKEKNTILEYDGKKGQFTNMDEANELLTKKYPQGWEM
- a CDS encoding Gfo/Idh/MocA family oxidoreductase; translation: MDQNNSGFSRRDFLKTSATVGIGLFVAPYIKTSGQKSSSNDINVALLGAGAEGQVLMDACLKIPNIRFKAVCDIWENYHLTRATRLLKKFGHDANGYIDYREMLAKEKDLDAVIVATPDFWHARHSIDSMEAGLHVYLEKEMANTLEGARQIVNAAKRTGKIVQVGHQRRSNPYYLHSYNNLIKDARLLGKITTVNGQWNRSVQPDNGWPQKFPIPNHILSKYGYNNMQEHRNWRWYKKLGGGPIVDLGSHQIDIYTWFLGVPPSSVMASGGTDYYEKSTHEWYDTVLATFKYNTPSGIVRAFYQTITTNSNQGYFETFMGDQGALTISESAGRVGVYKEANAPLWDQWVTKGLLDAPKEDAKKENTAAILDVRETAAPPKYSLPIQFNDPYHKPHLENFFNTIRGKDTLNCPVEVGYETAVAVLKVNEAIQAKREINFNPSEFKI
- a CDS encoding TIGR03663 family protein; the protein is MIVIFFALFLRLFDLNNRPFHTDEAVHAIKFGELLETGKYIYDPIEYHGPTLNYFSLISAKIFDEKILSDTNEVTLRIVPAIISVILIILLISIKSEMNKFLILLIGILISISPIFVFYSRYYIQESMLVTFSYSAIITFYKYFKSKKTLWIILSAIFCSLIFTTKETSIIIYFSGFASFIILNFFNKKLKSKFRINKNHLILFLIIFIIVSILFYSSFFTNPNGILDSLKTFTNYFGKAGNNTEHIQPWYYYFSFLLFTKNDLVIFTEIPLFIFYLIGIYFLFSKKYFLQNYFFRFIFWFSLIQAIVYIIIPYKTPWLALNFWIGFLFISSFGIYSSYLIISKKNQKTLIVSFIFLIVSHNIFQTYLTNFKFPYQLGNPFTYSQPTPDVISASENIIKVAESDSTNINIFVNVISKNNDYWPLPWYLRKIKNIAWNENVPNDIHHFEIIITTPDFEEEIINKLYSLPEPGKINLYVPLFNDYTTIRPNVEIIGIVRNSLHEKYLRTLNNHTK